The following is a genomic window from Dama dama isolate Ldn47 chromosome 4, ASM3311817v1, whole genome shotgun sequence.
ttggtgatggacagggaagcctggcgtgctacagtccatggggtcgcagagttggacacaactgagtgactgaatggaactgaatagGAAAACAATTCAATTTTTTCAAGTGGGCAAAAGATGTTAACAGATACTTTACCAAGAAAGATATACAAGGGCAAATGAGCAtatcaaaagatgctcaacaccattagttagtagagaaatgcaaaataaaaccataaggataccactacacacctattagagtGTCCAAAAGTTAAAAGATCAGCCAAGATAATCCCTTCAACCCGGACCTGGCACAACGGCTCCCACAAAGCGAGACGGCGAGAAGAGGAGGCCAGTCTGCCATCAACAAGGTGGTGGCCAGAGAGTACCCCACCAGCATGCACAAGCACATCCAGGAAACAAGCTTCAAGAAAGGTGGCCCTGGGAACCCTTGAAGAGATCCAGGAATCTGCCAGGAAGTTGACAGGAACTATACAGATGTGCACATTGACTCCAGACTCAACAGAACTGTGCACCAAAGGGATAAGGAATGTCCTATTCCTTATCAGTGCGGTTGTCCAGAAGGCATAATGAAGATAAAGATTCACCAAATAAGCTCTGGACATTGTTACCTATGCACCGGTCACCACCTTCAAATCCCTACGGACAGGggactttcccggtggtccagtagttaagcaTCCGCCGTGccacgcaggggacacaggttccatccttggttaggccatgaagatcccacacgccacagggcAACTACGCCCACGTGCCGACTGCCGCAACTAcagagtccatgcaccacaacaaaagatcccctAGGATGCAGTGAAggccctgtgcagccaaataaataaacactttttaaaaagattacagAAAGTCTCTATACAATCAACATAAACGAGAACTAACACCTAACCGTCAAATCAAGTtataaaaccacacacacacacacacacctgaccaaaccaagtgttggtaaggatatgaagaaatggaaactcacaCCGAGCTGGTAGGACCATACATAGAGTAATAATTtgggaaacagtttggcagtttcttaataGGTTAAATATTATcctgactacgctaaagcttttggctgtgtgaatcacaacaaactgtgaaaaatttttcaagagatgagaatcccagaccttacctgtctcctgagaaacctgtgtgcaggtcaagaaggaacagttagaactggacatggaacaacagactggttccaaattgggaaaggagtacgtcaaggctgtgtattgtcaccctgcttatttaacttatatgcagagttgatgacgtgaaatgccaggcaggatgaatcacaagctggaatcaagattgctggcagaaatatcaacaacctcagatatgcagatgataccactctaatggcagaaagtgaagaggaactaaagagcctccttaTGAGtgtgaaagatgaaagtgaaagagctggcttgaaagtcaacattcaaaaaatgaagatcatggcatccagtcccatcacttcatggcaaatagaagggggaaaagcggaagtagtggcagattttattttcttgggctctaaaatcactgcagatggtgactgcagctatgaaattaaaagacactgtctccttggaaagaaagctattacaaacctagtcagcctattaaaaaacagagacatcactttgctgacaaaggtctgtatagtcaaagctatggtctttccagtagtcatgtacggatgtgagagctggatcataaagaaggctgagtagtAAAGAAGGGATATTTTTgaattgtgctgttggagaagactcgataggcctttggactgcaaagagatcaaaccaggcaatcctaaaggaaatcaaccctgaatattcactggaaggcctaatgctgaagctgaagctccaatattttggccacctgacatgaagagctgactcattggaaaagaccctgttggggaaaaaggaaggcaaaagcagaagaggatggcagaggatgagatggttagatagcattactgactcagtggacatgaatttgagaaaattccgagagatagtggagggcagaggagcccggtgtgctgcagtcaatggggttgtaaagagtcagacacgacttagcgactcaacaacaacaactacgTGATTCAgtcattccactcctagatattttcacaagagaaatgaaagcacagGGCCAAAGATTTAtgcacaaatattcatagcagctttatttctaGTAGCCAGAAATGGAGAATCAGCCCACCAGTTGCTGAATAGACAGGTGAATGGACAGACAATTGCATATTCACATAATGGAATGCCATTCAGCAGTTAAAAGGATGAATTACTGATTTtcacaatatggatgaatctcaaaataattatgccgAGTGTAAGAAATCAGCATAATTGTTTTGTGTAATTCTGATTCTATAAAATACTAGAAAATGTAGACTAAtctatggagacagaaagcagatggagGGCTGCCTGGGAGGGTGGGGCTGACACGTGGGAAGTGAGAGAGCGGGAGGGAGGAATTACAGAGGGGCAGAGGGAAACTGGAGGGGAAGACAGATACAGTAATTATCTtgacagtgatggtgatggtCTCACGGGTGTAAACACACATCAAAACTTATCAaagtattcattttaaatatctaaGATTATGTGTCCATTGTAtcataaaactgctttaaaaaagataaaagactgTCTAAAGCAGAAATAAGAACAATATACGTTGGGATTTATAACATATAGAATTAAAATGTGTAACAACAGTAGCAAAGGACGggaaggaggaaatagaaaattcTTACACTGTTACACAAGGCGCAAACTGGAATAATGCCAGTGGAAAAACATTAATTCGAATGttagttttcagaaaaaaaatttcctagaAATAGGCCAAATTTACCAAAACAATGTTGATTATTTGGGACTTATAAAAAATTACagtccagaaaaatatttttggaaaacacAGGAGACTATAGagattttctaatgagtctacAGCACACTGGCCACAATACGGCTGCTACATAAACATTTAAGttcgtttttttttttgcgtttatttggctgtgccaggtcttagttacaaAATGTAGGATCtcgttctctgactagggattgaacctgggccccctgtgttgggagcatggtcttagctactggaccaacaggaagtcCCCCAAAACATTTAGGTTCTAAGGACACAACTTAAGGGTTGTTCACACAAAAACTGAAGAACCAGGCAGACCTACAATCCATCGCAGCGATGACACCACCCACCAACCATGAGACTCTGGGTCAATGACTAACACCTGAATCAAAACAGAGCCGCCAATAGGACCTCTCTCCCAGGTTTGTTGAGAGGATGATATGAAACAATGCTTCTTAAGCACTAACCAGAGTCCTTGGCACAAAATAAACACTAATAAACGGCTATTCTTGTTATCAAGATTGcactgaaggaaaaaacaaacactaaaaatacttcgcttcccaggtgacgctagtggtaaagaacctgccaatacaggagatggaagagatgaaggttgatccctgggttgagaagatcccctggagaaggaaatggcaacccactccagtattcttgcctggaaaatccctggacagaggaacctggcaagctacagtccatgggttcacaaaagagtcggacacgactgacgcaatTTAGCACACATTTAGCACAAAAATACTTCAAAGTGTTTATCAGGAGGCATACAATATTTCCAGTTTCAAAGAACACCAAAAAGAAGGTACTACTCTTGAATAAACTTATCTTTCATTGTTAAGAGTTAAGGCATGCATCCACGTATTTTATGAATAAAGAATAATCTAAAACTCTTCTCTGTGTCCAAAATCTTAAAGAGGACACAGGCAGGGGCCTTAAGTACAAAAGAAAGTCCATTCTCTGGTGTGACAGGAGCATGGGAGGAGGGGGAAATCACAGGCTTTGGGAAGTGAATttgcttctccttccttcctgcaaAGCAGTTCTTCTGAAAGGCAGActtgagtttaaaaagaaaattatgtgcatagtttaaatactttttaatatactatccaCCTAAATGTTTGGGctttaatgttttctattttgaaaatttgctttggaggaggagatgacaacccactccagtattcctgcctggagaatcccatggacagaggagcctggcaggctacagtccatggggttgcaagactgagtgactaaaccaccatgaaATGTGAGAACTCCACAGACCTGATGGTCCAGATCATGAGCCCATGGAGAAACCATATGAAGCGCTTCATTATGGAACCAGGATGGCATTTCAAAGGACATGATCCTAATCACTTTACTTTTGATTTTCTTACCTGTTTAACAGCTCCGGGACCCAGCACTTGGTGGCTGAGCTTAGGGGGCGACCTTGCTGCGGGCTCACCTGACTCACCTTGGTCTCTCTGGAGAGGGGTTGGGGCTGCGCGGAGGGGGTGTGCGGGGCACAGCGGGCTTCGGTGCGATGCTGGCTGCAGGGAGAAGGCCATGGATGATGTATTTCTGTGGAAATGAAACCCGGCAGAGGTCAGCAGGATCATCTCTAGGTCCTGCGACCAGACCTCCCTGGGTCTGGGAGGGGACACCTGCCCTGCTCACCTCAGGATCTAGTGTCATCAGAAGGCCCAATCCTCCCCCCACTATCCTCCACCCTATCTGGCAAGACAAGAGTACCCACCCAGGGAGCTGCCCTCTGTCCTTCGAAGGGGTCCTCTCATCCTTCCTTCCTCAGAACGGCTTCCCCGACGATGACCCTGAGTCACCCTCCAGCACCCCACTTGGCTCCCAGCACTGCCCCTGCTGACCCTACTCACTTGCTTCCCGCCCGCCTCCTCCCGCAGAACAGAAGCTTCCTGAGAGCAGGCAACCTACTTGTCTTTATCAACCCTGGAACTCtggcacttagcacaatgcctaaCACCTGGCAAGGGCTTAACAAGGATTTTAGGTCATTTATCTTGAAGATAAACAGAGTAACAAACAATGGTTCTTACACACAATGAAAGTCAGACAACCCAGCTTTAGGCAGGGCTGTCTGTGAGTGTAGTCCAATCTTCATTTTCCGTGCACCAGCCATTCGTGTGAACCTACTAAAGGCAAAATGCCATGACAGCATTGAAGAAACCTGGTCCTCACCCTCAAGGAGGGAGAGTCCAGAGGAAGAACACCCAACTGTTTATAATACGACACAGAATTATGGACAGCAGCATGGGAGAGGTAAAGACAATGTGCTGAGGTGACCCAGGGAGAGAAGGGCTCCTTCAGGTCTGAGGCCAGCAAGGGGACCACTGATGTCCTGTTGGAGAAAATCTCAGAGCATTTAGACGGGGTCTTTGAAGATGCCCACTGCTTTCACACTTAGGAAACGGGGTAGAAAGACATTCCAGGAGGAGGGAGCAACATGAACGAAGGGATGAAGCAAGACATTAGTGACAGTGTGGTGAAAATAAATACTCCAGTTCACTGGACTACACAGGCATCTGAGATGAAGCAGCTAGAACGACTGGCTGCGGGCACAGTGAGGACTGTTTCCATTTAAGAGTTCTGATACCAGACTAAGGAAATCTTGTGACTTAGTGACAAGCGCCCACTGAAACTGGCTCTGGGAAAGACTAGTCAGGCTGGGATGGGCACAGGTACCAAGGAATGGGAGGCACAACcaaggggaggagccaggggaCTGGAAATCCTTCAGGAGTGAGGGATGAGCAGACCTTCCAAATGTCTCCTAGCCTTCCCATCCCGACTCTCCCAGTTCCACGCGCACGGCCAACTCCAAGAGCAGGTGCTCCAGAGCCACGGCTGCTGGAGCAGCCATTCTCCAGAATATATATTTGTCTGCCGCCTCTCCTACCCTTCACTGCCTGGCAGAGGCTGAGGGACAAAAAAGCCTTTTCTTCACCTTTGAATCCCCAGGGGATAGCATCCAGTAGGTCCTCCAAAAAGGCCTTGtgagctttgtttatttttttgatggaGTGAATCTCCTATAGTAGGCTGAGTGTTTCTCCCCTGTACCACGATAACCACTTTCTAACTATGGTTCTCCTGCCTCAGTCTCCAAAACACAGGATGGTCCTATCTCAACCCAGCACGAAAACTCCCGTGGGCAGCCCCCCTCTCTTGTTGACAGAGAAATGTCCTCTCGTGGCCCAGACGGCTGCTACGGCTGCTGTCTGCTGGTTCCTAGCAATGGCCGGCCCTCCTCATCACTACTGTAAGGGTATCTCTATGCCGCAACACTCAAAACTGCCTTCCCATTTCCACACAGCAAACGATTCATCCTTTGTTGGGCTTTTGTATATGCTGTTTTCTCCACCTGGAAGTCTCCTACCTTATTTCTCCCCAGGCCCAGGTCAACTCTCTTGGCTGACTTTGCTGCCCCTTCCCTGGTACCCACCGTGAGAGCACTTTTTGCCTTACCATTTTGTGCTGAATGACTTATGGGTGTGTCTACCCTTTAGCCAACGTGGCCATAGGCTCTCAAACAATTATGGGGTATCTGGCACACAGACACAGTAGGAATTCAGTAACACAATAAAAACATCAATAAACACGCTGAATTAGCAAAATCACAACAGCAAAATATGCTTCAACTATGCCTTCACTGCTTCTCAACATCCACCTGTCtaaaatgacttccctggtggtccagtggtaaagagtcctccttcCAATGAGGGGGAagcagtttcaattcctggtaggaaactaaggtcccacatgcctcagggcaactaagtccacacaccacaaccagagaagtcctcaCCCATTGcagagaagacccagcacagccaaaaaaaaaaaaaaaatgacttcagcAAGTCATAGAGCTGAGAACAGGAGGCTGAGTTAGACATGCTTTAGGAATTCCAATTTGAAAGGGAGTTCAGGAGTACCCTTATCAaaatgctttctctgcatttaaAGTACTGAGTTTATGGAGAACTGGATGTAAGCAGGTTTGGGGGTTCATCAGAcaagtatgaaaaagaaaacaggaggaaGGCGACTTGGGTGGAGGGTAGTGGTTATAATGATGACCCACGGAATGAGAAATTAGGACTGGGAAAGATAGCAATGAGGACACTGGTAGGATAAATAGaccggggcagggaggggggttGTGGGGAAGGGTGTCAAAGAATTGTCGGTATCACGCTTACAAGTAGGAGGAGGGGTCAACGAAtgagcctgggagtgtgtgctgGCAGTGGCAGAATTGCCATGGAAGTTTTGGAGGGAAGCATTCCAGgtagaagaaaaaagtaaaggcTGAAGGAACAGCAAGGTGGGAAGAGCTGGAGCGTCCATGTGTGTGACTTGAGGGCATTGGGCACGAATCagaattgcattttaaaagaatccCTTTGGGTGTTTTGTGAAGAATGGACATAGGGAAAAGGAAGGAGTGGAACCGAGAAACAGGGAGGAGCTGCTGCAGCAGTCCAGGCAGACGCTGGAGGACGGGGTAGGAGCCGGGATGGCTAGTAGATGCGCATGGTGGAGTGTACGTGGTGCGTGGCGGAGGGAGGAATCCAGAATGACACCCCACCGGCGATCAGAAAGTAGTGTGTCGGCAGGAGTGAACTCCCCGACGCCCGAGCGAAAGTTACAGGCGAGACAGGGCGAGTCCTATCAACTGAGACCAACACTAGAATAGAAAATTAATGTTCTAAACACTAAACAGCTGGGCTTCTCGAAAGGAAAACCACTTCCTGTTGGGCCGCTATCTTGCCTCCATCCCAAATCCCAACCCCTCCCCACTCAACTCCCGGCCCCACGGGCCAGAACGCAGGCTGGGTGCAGATATACTTACATACTGCTTCTTGCGTCCACTCCGAAACCCCAGGAGCATCCTTGCTGTGGTTGACGGCCAGACCCTTACTGGACTGTACAGAAGATCGGAGCTGAGGACCACTCCCCAAAGTCTGCCGACTCTTTGAGTTGGCCTAGCCCCAGACGCCTTTTCTCAGCTACGGACTTCGCAACAACCACGTCTGCCATTGGCTCCGCTTTTGCTCCGACCAATCAGAGCGAAGGTTACTTCACGTCCGTCGCTCTTGGCAACCAGCGGGTACCACTCAAATCCTCTCCAGGGCGTCGCTGTCCATTCTCTTATTGGTCAGATCAGATGTCGCTCTCTGAGGCCGTAGCCTATCCGGCGCCGGGGGAGGCGGAGGGCGGGCAAGAGGAGAGAGTAGCGGGGCGCTCAGGAGGCAACCCGGAAGTGTTGTTAAGCAGGTAATGTCGCGGGAGACCCAGAACTGGTACCGAGGTGGCCAGCTCGGCCCCCGCCTTGAACTGGACTAAGGAGCCACGGTGCGGACCGAGCCAGGGTTTCAGGGGCAAGACAGGGGACGGAAATAAAGGACGCTTCTTCCAGGACAGGACTCTCCAGGTTCTTAGATTTTGGTCTGTAATCCAGCCTTTTAAAGAACACTCTGCAGTCGCGCGCCTGCCAAAGAGGCCCGGGCTTCGAGTGAAATGGGCTGTGTGCTGGAGAATCTGCTTAAGTGCCGTCTTGCATTCCCCTCATTAGATCGAGGCCGCCGATGGAAGGCAACCCCCCTGATGGCACTGGCCCCATGCATGTACCATTTGGGCACATTGTGGCCAATGAGAAATGGCGCGGTTCGCAGCTGGCACAGGGAATGCAAGGTCGGTGGGCTCCCTCTCTCACCTcaccccactttttaaaaaagttccatATATTGCCGTGTTTTCAGCTAATGAACACGGAACTTATTTTCTTGTCTGTGTTTTAAGGGAAAATTAAACTCGTTTTTGAGGATGGCCTGACACTGGTAGATTTTTACTTATCTAGCAAATCCTGCATTATTTACATCACCGAAGCTGAGTTGGTGGCAGGAAATGGCTACAGAAAGAGACTTGTTCGGGTTAGAAATGTAAGTACTGAGTTAAAGAAATGGACTTCTTCCCCCTCCCTTGGAATAATCTGTATAAAACCATTGGCCATTGCACCCTTGGATAGCTGCTTAATCTTGAATGGAATTTTGTTACTGAAtagtttcctgtttcttttcttttttgaagtccAATAAACTTCAAGGGATTGTGGTTGTTGAAAAAACGCAGATGAGTGAACAGTATTTTCCAGCTGTACAGAAGTTTACTGTTCTGGATCTTGGGATGGTGTTGCTTCCAGTAGCCAGCCAGATGGAAGCATCCTGCCTCATTATTCAGTTGGTAAGTACCCATTCCTACTCCTCCACAATAGCCCTGGTTTAGGACTTTTGACTGATCTTCCTGGATCCTTTTCTGGCACCTGCCCTTATTATCTGTACAATCCATGAAGCCAGTCTTCATCCATCTCTGGATTGGTTTCTAAAATCTTTTTGATGAATTTAAGTTCAGAAGCTCCCCCTGCAGGTAGCTGAGCTTGCCGCCCTGTCTAGGCAAGCATATAACAAGGTGAACAAGTTGGAGACCTGATTTTAGCCTCTCCGGCTATGATGACTCCTTTGTGCACTATTCTGCATTTAAGCTGGTGACATTGTCAGCTAGTGGCTACTTAGCCTCATCCCTGCGTATCTTCTGTTAAGCACCAGAAATTGTCTGCAAGTTCATGTGTTGTTTCTTTTAACCTAGTGGCTTTCCATTGTCCTCATTGGTTATTCAGCATGGTTGTACATTAGAATTTCCtggggaacttttaaaaaaaattttattggaatatggttggtttacagtgttgtatttcaggtatacagcagagtgattcaattacacatatattcattctttttgagatattttttctcatatagattatcatagaatattgagtagagttcccatactatacagtagttccttgttggttatacacacactatatagtggtgtgtgtatgttaatcttaAGATCCTGTTTTATCCCTCTTCCCAGccacacctcccccagccccatttcccctttggtaaccaaaactttgtttttaatatctgtaagtctgtttctgtttttgcaaataagttcctttgtatcatctatttaaaaaattagattccaaaaaaaaaaaaattagattccacacagaagtgatatcatatgagaTTAGAATTTCCtggggaacttttaaaaaaagtgataTATGAGCCTTATTTGAGACCAATTAAGAATCCGAACATAGGCGTCAGGCTTATGCATCAATTTTTGTTGTGCTGTTTCTAAGTCTCCCCCTCTGATGTGCAGCTGGGGTTGAGAACCACACTGGAAATGCAAACAGCCCTGTATAGTTCACAAACCCTTCTCCAGACACTGCTCTTTTCTCTTGCTTCACTCTTCCTGACTCACTTTGATTTAACCTTCTTATTATGTGCCTTCCTGTATCCACCACTAACTGAAGACTGGGTTTCTCCTTTGATAGGCAAGCTTCTTCCAAGTCCTGTATCAGGCAGGTGGAGCCATCATGTAATCCTATACCAGTGAAATGTTTCTTAGTGGACCATGGGACCATGTTTGAATTCTTTACTGTAGGTTTTCATTGGTTTTATCCTAAGCTTTCTAAAAATTCAAGTTTTTGTAGATTAATTTTTACCCCTCACTCATTTGTGTAGTCATATTGTTcatcttttaataattttactgATGCCTGAAAAATTATATTCATGGTATATATGAGAACGTTTATAGTGGTAAATCATGCTGAACCACATGGAAAAACTGAAACTAGATTTCCTCAAAACAAAATGTTAAGAAAACCACAGGTCCTCCAGAGGGCGCTCATGTGCTTCTTTCATTTCCACTCAGGTTCAAGAGCAAACCAGAGAGCCCAGTAAAAACCCTTTTCTCAGGAAGAAACGGACTCAGGTCTCTGAGCCGGCGCTCCTCCGAAGTGTGCAGCAGATCCCAGGAGTCGGGAAGGTGAAAGCCCCACTCCTGCTTCAGAGGTTTCCAAGTATTCAACAACTAAGCAACGCGTCTATCCGAGAACTGGAGGCGGTAGTAGGACCAGCCGCAGCCCAGCACATTCATGCATTCTTCACCCAGCCCAGGTGAGGGCTCCTTTCACGGGCATCTCATCACGGGACTGCAggatcttgttttcttttcacaCTAAGAAAAgagttccttggagaaggaaatgggaacccactccagtatccttgcttgggaaatcccgagGGGAGTCTGGTGTGCAACGGCCCATGGAGTACAAAAGGGctggacacggcttagtgactaaacaacaacaaatggcagTTCTAGCCAATGTATGAGAAAAACTTGTAAGGAATTGGGGGTTGGGGCTGAAGCCAAAATCCTATTGTTTACAGATGTGAATGTCCATttagaaaaaccaaaataaactgcAAGCAAATATTTAAACTAAGAAGAGTTCCTTTTACTACAATTAGGGAAAGACGAGAAGAGGCCTGAATGGAACCTGCCAATTGTCCTGCCCTGTTCTCTGGCCTCAGGCATGTACTTGGATTAGTGGGCCTGCCCCAGAGGGCCCTGCCTGCATCCTGCTAGCATGAAGTGGGCTGGTGGGCACTTTCCTAAGGGAACCTCAGATTCAGCAGAAAGCCAGCTTGGGAGGATTTTAATGTGTGACCTTGACCTTATCTATCATGGAAGGTGGCGGATATGACTGTTTAAAGGAAACAAACCTACAGTGAAGCACTGTTCCCATAAGCTCCTTGTTCCTGCTGGCAGAACCACTGTTCTTCAGGTCTGATCTTAATATACCTGTGCTTTGAGGGCAGCTGCCAGTGTCAACAGACAATTGTAttgccttttttcttccttcctatcTCCCTTCCTGGTAGTTGCAGTTTGTTTATAATCCCTGAGCACATCTTCTGAACACACAAGGGCTGGAGTCTGGAGTTCCCACTGTAAGATAAAAAGCCAGCGTGTGTGAGGGACGGAAGATTGTGTTTGTAAATGGATAGCCCAACAACCAAAAGATGCGCAGGAAAGTGGCAGGGCCAGCTGAGGAGAGCCTGGGGCTAGAGACCAAAATGTATAATTGCTCATCCGAAGAATAAAtacactgaacaacaacaactgcacacacacacattggaatATACTCGGCCATAcaacaactacacacacacacacacacacacacattggaatATACTcggccatcaaaaagaatgatgTTGGGTCATTTGtaaagatgtggatggacctagagtctttcacgcagagcgaagtaagtcaaaagagaaaaacaaatatcatatattaacgcatgtGTGGAATTCAGAAGAATGTTACAGAAGAACCTATTCGCatggcaggaacagagatgcaaaTGTAGACAATGGACAGGTAGACACAGAGAGGTGGAgatgggataaattgggagactgtgATTGACAAAATGCACGTcatgtgtaaagtagatagctagtgggaattgACTGTAGCGAATGGGGCTTGACTTCATGCTGTGTGGTGACGTAGATAGATTGTATGG
Proteins encoded in this region:
- the FAAP24 gene encoding Fanconi anemia core complex-associated protein 24, which codes for MEGNPPDGTGPMHVPFGHIVANEKWRGSQLAQGMQGKIKLVFEDGLTLVDFYLSSKSCIIYITEAELVAGNGYRKRLVRVRNSNKLQGIVVVEKTQMSEQYFPAVQKFTVLDLGMVLLPVASQMEASCLIIQLVQEQTREPSKNPFLRKKRTQVSEPALLRSVQQIPGVGKVKAPLLLQRFPSIQQLSNASIRELEAVVGPAAAQHIHAFFTQPR